The following proteins are encoded in a genomic region of Cryptococcus neoformans var. neoformans JEC21 chromosome 2 sequence:
- a CDS encoding expressed protein, whose product MLLESDYSEMGREGHRSPEKHRSEDRRPSGEEHLVSRYNNPPISEQTRNSPSREASTTGHEAQPLAPSSAEQNLPTHYVVRPIQTPDAHQQSGSSDRIETATEVRQSEPSAHQQPIEGLLLLRQQLPISPARKRSRSPPPFGRIDKFGRSRSSSPSGSKSGEDKARSRPNTGDELKSSMRGREMQSRSPHNVTDFLTEPPSSALRSTVHSSLSFFERELVDVKSPCLPAISDWKPTETPPSGLIKPTLSSLVSDFRSLPPPFPSAPLSSARSFFGQSRAGPSSQSQESSNPRRRSEDVHHHLPSLELPLQPLVEEQTLQPPRPPLDRQQHLDIPSPSLSDPAKGPGEQPPSAVKGSRAERTSSTKGMREKGGRFEQGGSGSGKKKAKHQSAELLSPKGSDTKNVADAPGPSVNARLSTESTGHESASGRAFDIHWTPDNVKAYWMGYDSAMRDVKFGRGDVRVNMPKEGRAVAMEVSVDEQHQQHSKTRAGATAAESPQNLGFRAAYRPPPSPQTVTQPQLQTQRLAPRMRPHGENQPEPLSQGTTISPSMRTLSHPIFAPFGWEPSNPVVHPQQRRSTYPVHMPNFVAPIHPAYHQIVADPPKKQVQVPIGTRFHPPQMHPPPIYSLSSSESSTNYREGSGLEPAGSHRQRKRQLISCYPCRKRKLRCDGRRPVCEQCERRKVADQCGYAESIKRRRRTKNAEDDDIEMRDEGDDEIEEGKEEEIQAGPSRRENLDREERDQV is encoded by the exons ATGCTTCTGGAAAGCGATTACTcagagatgggaagggaaggacaCCGTTCTCCCGAAAAACATCGATCTGAAGACAGGCGTCCCTCGGGCGAGGAGCATCTAGTCTCTAGGTATAATAATCCTCCTATTTCTGAACAAACAAGGAATTCCCCTTCCCGAGAAGCCAGTACTACTGGCCACGAAGCCCAACCTCTGGCCCCTTCATCAGCTGAGCAAAATCTGCCCACCCATTATGTTGTGCGCCCCATACAGACACCCGACGCTCATCAGCAATCTGGTTCTTCTGATAGAATTGAAACGGCAACAGAAGTGAGACAATCCGAACCCTCCGCTCATCAGCAGCCCATAGAGGGATTGCTTTTACTTCGTCAACAACTTCCTATAAGCCCTGCCAGGAAACGATCCAGAAGCCCTCCCCCTTTTGGCCGTATTGATAAATTCGGGCGATCGCGCAGCAGCTCTCCAAGTGGATCAAAATCCGGTGAAGATAAGGCAAGGAGTCGTCCCAATACAGGTGATGAATTGAAAAGCAGTATGCGCGGGAGGGAAATGCAGTCTAGATCACCACACAATGTAACAGACTTTTTGACTgaacctccttcttcagcacTTCGCTCTACTGTTCACAGCTCATTATCTTTTTTCGAGAGAGAGCTTGTCGACGTGAAATCACCATGTTTACCAGCCATATCTGACTGGAAGCCGACGGAGACACCTCCAAGTGGGCTAATAAAGCCCacgctttcttctttggtgTCCGATTTTCGTAGTCT CCCACCACCTTTTCCCAGCGCCCCTTTATCATCAGCCCGTTCATTCTTTGGTCAGTCACGAGCCGGTCCCTCCTCTCAATCACAAGAATCGTCTAATCCACGGCGAAGGAGTGAAGACGttcatcaccatcttcctAGCCTTGAACTGCCCTTGCAACCTCTTGTTGAAGAGCAGACGCTTCAACCGCCTAGACCTCCGCTCGATAGACAGCAACATCTTGATATACCAAGCCCTTCTCTATCTGATCCTGCAAAGGGTCCTGGAGAACAGCCTCCCTCTGCCGTCAAAGGGAGTCGTGCAG AAAGGACATCTTCTACCAAAGGGATGAGAGAAAAGGGTGGTAGATTTGAACAAGGTGGGAGTGGCtcagggaagaagaaggcgaagcaTCAATCGGCTGAGTTGCTTTCTCCAAAGGGTAGTGATACTAAAAATG TGGCAGATGCTCCAGGGCCGAGTGTTAATG CGAGGCTTTCCACCGAGAGCACCGGTCATGAAAGTGCATCGGGAAGGGCCTTCGATATACATTGGACGCCTGATAACGTGAAAGCATATTGGATGGGTTATGATTCTGCTATGCGGGACGTTAAATTTGGGAGGGGTGATGTTAGAGTAAATATGCCTAAAGAAG GACGTGCAGTGGCCATGGAGGTCTCAGTTGATGAACAGCATCAGCAGCATTCCAAGACGAGGGCTGGAGCTACAGCTGCAGAATCACCTCAGAATCTTGGCTTCAGAGCTGCTTACAGacctcctccttcgcctCAAACTGTCACACAACCACAATTGCAGACTCAGAGGTTGGCTCCGCGAATGAGACCACATGGTGAAAACCAACCTGAACCACTTTCGCAAGGCACTACAATTTCCCCTAGTATGAGAACTCTGAGTCACCCGATTTTTGCGCCCTTTGGTTGGGAACCTTCCAATCCTGTTGTCCATCCGCAGCAGAGGAGGTCAACGTATCCGGTACACATGCCTAATTTCGTTGCCCCTATTCATCCTGCTTACCACCAGATTGTTGCGGACCCGCCAAAAAAGCAGGTGCAGGTACCTATTGGAACACGATTCCATCCGCCACAAatgcatcctcctccaattTATTCGCTCTCCTCATCGGAATCTTCCACTAATTATCGGGAAGGGTCTGGTCTCGAGCCTGCTGGCTCTCATCGTCAGAGGAAGCGACAGCTGATCTCTTGCTATCCTTGCAGAAAGCGCAAGCTTCGATGTGACGGCCGGCGACCAGTCTGTGAACAAtgtgagagaaggaaagtcGCCGACCAGTGTGGATATGCTGAAAGTATTAAACGACGGAGGAGGACCAAGAATGCTGAGGACGATGATATCGAgatgagagatgaaggggatgaCGAgatcgaagaaggaaaggaggaggagatacAAGCCGGGCCTAGCAGAAGGGAGAACTTGGATCGCGAAGAGAGGGACCAAGTGTAA
- a CDS encoding expressed protein, translated as MPLTPYPSSFFKTFHNPAIHILFRLKFASDSFAPNEEISNRESQQSWKQIRGSKPLPFRLTPFSIHRHGHLRTHSA; from the exons ATGCCATTGACACCATACCCTTCTAGCTTTTTCAAGACTTTTCATAACCCAGCAATTCACATTTTGTTTCGATTGAAGTTTGCTAGTGACAGTTTTGCTCCAAATGAGGAAATCAGTAATAGGGAGAGCCAGCAAAGTTGGAAGCAGATTAGGGGTTCAAA GCCTCTCCCCTTTCGGTTGACTCCCTTCTCTATCCATCGTCATGGGCATCTCCGTACTCACTCTGCATGA
- a CDS encoding phosphoadenylyl-sulfate reductase (thioredoxin), putative: protein MSSEDILTPQYTPEEIERFNAELDGKTPQEILTWAVDNVDGLYQTTAFGLTGTAAVDMISKISLDREETHLVPLIFLDTLHHFPETLALAQTMADTYLAPLHIYTPPGVSTAEEFAVKYGEKLWETDEGAYDYLVKVEPAARAYKELGVRAVITGRRRSQGADRADLKVLEIDERGLLKINPLIGWSFKEVKEYIDKEGVPYNPLLDKGYRSIGDVHSTAPPDPNAASDAAERSGRWQGKAKTECGLHSNYFEMKKKFEEKAAAAGEASKQS, encoded by the exons ATGTCCAGTGAAGACATCCTCACTCCCCAGTACACCCCTGAAGAAATCGAGCGATTTAACGCCGAACTCGACGGCAAAACTCCTCAGGAGATCTTGACCTGGGCTGTCGACAACGTCGATGGCTTGTACCAGACTACTGCTTTCGGGCT GACTGGTACCGCCGCTGTAGATATGATTTCCAAGATTTCTTTGGACCGCGAAGAAACTCACCTTGTTCCACTT ATCTTCCTTGACACCCTTCACCACTTCCCTGAAACTCTTGCTCTCGCTCAAACCATGGCCGACACCTACCTCGCTCCGTTACACATTTACACTCCCCCCGGCGTTTCTACTGCTGAAGAATTCGCCGTCAAGTATGGCGAGAAGCTCTGGGAGACTGACGAAGGCGCCTACGATTATCTGGTGAAGGTTGAACCTGCAGCCAGGGCTTACAAGGAGCTGGGCGTCCGGGCGGTCATCACTGGTAGGCGAAGAAGCCAAGGCGCCGATCGAGCAGACTTGAAGGTGCTCGAAATCGATGAGAGGGGATTGCTCAAGATCAACCCTTTGATCGGATGGAGCTTTAAAGAGGTCAAGGAATACATTGACAAGGA aGGAGTTCCTTACAACCCACTTCTCGACAAGGGCTACCGATCTATCGGTGACGTCCACTCCACTGCCCCCCCTGACCCCAACGCCGCCAGTGATGCTGCTGAGCGAAGTGGTCGATGGCAAGGTAAGGCCAAGACCGAATGTGGTTTACACAGCAACTATTttgagatgaagaagaagtttgAAGAGAAAGCGGCCGCTGCGGGCGAAGCTTCCAAGCAGTCATAA
- a CDS encoding f-actin capping protein beta subunit, putative produces the protein MADPDQTFDALLDLLRRLPPTRVEENVNALCDLAPEYADDLLGNVDQPLKVLVDEEKAREFLGCDYNRDGDSFRSPWTNNYLPEPVPGPTPSPRLRELEIQLNAAFDTYREMYFEGGVSSVYLWDLDDEPQGKEMNFAGVVLVKKTLQSQSGVPTAPAGSWDSLHVFECHERGRSAKYKLTSTVMLVLETATLAKAENKGPEDSDGKGGVTLSGSMTRQAEIDYPLTTPQGHISNIGRIVEDMEIKMRNLLSAVYFGKTKDVINDLRSQSGLEAKSKEDLLRAELAGKLGGRK, from the exons ATGGCAGACCCAGACC AGACATTTGACGCTCTCCTTGACCTCCTCCGACGTTTGCCTCCTACACGCGTGGAAGAGAACGTCAATGCGCTTTGTGACCTCGCTCCTGAATACGCCGATGATTTGCTTGGTAATGTCGATCAGCCTTTAAAGGTCCTtgtagatgaagaaaaggcgagAGAGTTTTTGGGTTGCGATTATAACCGTGATGGTGATTCGTTCCG ATCGCCATGGACAAACAACTACCTCCCCGAGCCAGTCCCCGGACCCACTCCATCTCCACGACTGCGGGAGCTCGAGATCCAATTGAACGCGGCATTTGACACTTATCGCGAGATGTACTTTGAAGGCGGTGTATCCAGTGTTTACTTGTGGGatcttgatgatgagccccaaggaaaggaaatgaATTTTGCCGGTGTTGTTCTCGTCAAGAAAA CTCTTCAATCCCAATCAGGCGTCCCCACTGCGCCTGCCGGGTCCTGGGACTCTCTCCACGTATTTGAATGCCATGAACGCGGCCGTTCAGCCAAATACAAGCTGACGAGTACTGTGATGCTCGTCCTCGAAACTGCTACCCTTGCCAAGGCTGAGAATAAGGGGCCTGAAGATAGCGACGGCAAAGGAGGAGTAACTTTGAGCGGCAGCATGACAAGACAG GCTGAGATTGATTATCCCTTAACGACTCCTCAAGGTCACATTAGCAATATTGGTCGGATAGTTGAAGACATGGAAATTAAGATGCGCAACCTTCTTTCCGCTGTCTACTTTGGCAAGACAAAAGATGTTATCAACGACCTCAGGAGTCAAAGTGGCTTGGAAGCCAAATCGAAGGAAGATCTCTTGAGGGCCGAATTGGCTGGAAAGTTGGGTGGGAGGAAATGA